The Denticeps clupeoides chromosome 4, fDenClu1.1, whole genome shotgun sequence genome segment TGCCTTCGGTTCAGACCCTGCATGAATTATTGCAAGGGAGACTATGTccagttaatatatatatatataaactggaCACCtctttgatatatatatatacacacacacacaccaagcgcAAAAAGCTTTTGAACAAATGTTAATATTCCTTAAAtaaaatgggtttttttttgtgaagaaaaATTAACCCAGTGGCCATTCCTCCGACAGCCATGGCAGGAATCAGCCGCCTCGTGGTAAGGATAGAGCTGCGATTCAGAGCCACCTCAGCCATCTGCAGACACTAAACCACAACACAGAAAGTCCTTCACCTCAGTGGAATATAAAAACTATTTAGCTCAGAGGGAGAGGCACCATTCGAAAAGCCTGAGGATTAGTAGtctttttgaatgtgtgtgtgtgtgtgtgtgtgtgtgtgtgtgtgagcgagataGAGAGACGGAACAGTGTGAGAGGCTGGCCGTTATCAAGACATTTGCACGGCAGAGGTAATTGTTATGACTCAAGGTTGGAGCTTGCAGCCCGCCAGCGCATTATGCTCCTCCATGTAACAGGATAATAAACGCTACTTTATGTAGCATCTGCAGCTCACCAGCGGGCAGAACTCAGAGCTGTGCCCCGCGTtgtgtgaggaaggaggacaggGGCATTTGAGAAACCTGTGGTTTCCTGTCCTGTTGCAGGGGCATGTCAGACATCCAGTGGATGAACCTGGACCCTGTGCAGCTGATGGAGCAGCTCAGCCAGTTCACCTCGCTGGAGGGCTTCAAGGAAATGTTGGAGAAGGCACAGGTGGGCCATGCCTACATGAACCGGCCCTGCCTTAACCCAGATGACCCTGACTGTCCCAGTGGCGCCCCCAACAAGGAACAGCGCCAGGTGGGTATCTGATCCGCTGGGCAGCTACTGGAGTTCTGTGATGACAACTGTAGTTTGAAACGGTGTCGGTTTTTTGTCCGCTGCCCCCCACAGAGTCCCGACATCACTGCAGAACTTCAGggtggttgccatggtttcTCCAAGAAGTTCATGCACTGGCAGGAGGAATTGATACTGGGCGGGAGGGCAAAGGACACCCACAATGCCTTGCAAAGGTGAGAGCACTAGTATGGTGGAGGAAATTGTGGGTGGGCGTCTCTTTCTCCCTGCCACTGAGGCCCCAGTTCAACAAGCACAATCCTTCTGACTCCTAATAACCTCACACACGCAAGGAATTCCTGCGTGAGGCAGGATCGGTTTCCTCTCTTGACCCCAGTGTAGGACGGACCAATTAAACATGATGGACTGACACATAAACTCTGGACAgatgcatgaaaaatgaaaaaaaattgaaaatttaaacaaacaaaaagaaaaaagaaatcacaaaATAAGTACAGGCCCGTCCTAAAGAGCAACAGGAAGGGGAAAGTCTCCTATAAAAGCATTTGCTGTACAAACACCAGCGAAATCTGATCTTAGGGCCCCCCTGAATGCTTGtctttaattgaaataaatgaaaggcCAAAGAATTGGAGGCTGATTAAGCAGCCGCCCAACTTTGGTGCAAATGAGTACTAGTGATGGGATAGGGTTCAGTCGGCCACTAAGGACTTTGGTCAATATCACGTTACAAGCCTGACTGTTCTTTCTCTCTGATTAGATTTGCCTACCATGACAGTTctcattcattattattcataattttgataAGGATTGATCGATTTTTGTTGTATTGGCAGAACTCAGTGGTGTGGTGGACTGTGCGTCCATGTGTGTGAGTTCCTGCATTTGTGGCCTGTACTAATGATCTCCTCTGTCCGCAGTGCTGCAGCACTGCAGACCATGTTCCTGCTCATGAGTCCGCGACAGCTCTATGAGCATTTTAAGGATGACTACGAGATCCATGACATCAACTGGAATGAAGACAAGGCCACAGCCATCCTGGAGTCCTGGCAGAGGAAGTTTGTTGAGGTAATTTCCTGTCCAGTGTTTGGATGTCATTTGTGGTCATTGTGGCATTAACCTGTGTCTACCTACTGGAAGTAGGGTGTAGGGTGGCCAGGAGAAgggtgtttgtgcgtgtgtgtgtgtatgtgtgtatatgctcTTGGCAGGCTTGTTGCGCTAAGGTCAGAGGATTGCAGTGTCCGTCTGAATTCCATCAATTCTCAGCTGCCCAGTAAACGCAGTTCTCTAAGGAGGCCACTGACAGCCTCCCAGTTATAGGAACAAGCTGTTTTTGTGATAGCCGACACCCAGCTTGCTGACTGAAGGAGCGGGAGAGTGGGAAAGAGCGTGCTGTACCCCTGTAAAGCCAAATAGATTAGAGAAGggatgagagagggagagtagGAACAGGATACAGGACATTTTGGAATGGGGTGTGGGGGTCACTGTAAAAACAAAGTTCTGGGGTATTTGTACCCCTTTAAGTTATTGGCCATTCATGGTGCTGATGGAATAGCCTGAGAGACCATGTGATCTCATCTGAtccctgtgacctctgacccctgacctctggcATCTGTGGTCATTATTTCTCACTTGTCAGGCTTGGTGGGAGCTGGCGgtgtcttgtttgtgtgttaccGGGTGAAATTATGAATTGGTTGCTGGTGTACATTTCTTTGAAAGACTGTTTGTGTGGCAGGTCAGGAatttaagtcattttttaaataaatgtcatcACTGAGGACCAGTGCCCCACATGGTGTAAAGCTCCTTAATACACcgtattgatttattgatttgttcACTTATGTAGGTGGTTCATCAAAGTATCCCTCAAAACGCCTCTTCCCACATGCACGCCTTCTCAACCACCACACTGAACGACATCATGAAGTCCTTCTCTGATGTCAGTGTCATACGTGTTGCTGGTGGCTATCTACTTATGGTGAGTCATGCTAAATGACAGGCCATGAAAGTACTGTGGCCTGACTATCATGAACTTAATTTCAACCTTGTGTGTTTAGCTGGCGTACGCATGTGTGACCATGCTCCGCTGGGACTGTGCAAAGTCCCAGGGTGCTGTTGGACTGGCTGGAGTTCTGCTGGTTGCCCTCTCTGTGGCTGCCGGGCTGGGTCTGTGCTCTCTGTTGGGGCTGTCCTTCAACGCAGCTACTACCCAGGTAAGCGtacaaaacacatgcaaatgcaCAACCCATTATTAAtggaaacatacacacacagttctatGCCCCGTTACTCTCTTTGTAATAGAGTATGTTCTTCTATTGCTCACTGTCAGGTGCTTCCGTTTCTTGCCCTTGGAATTGGAGTGGACGACATGTTCCTGCTGGCTCACTCTTTCACAGAGACGGCATCTAATATCCCTTTGAAGGCAAGCTCCTGCTGTTGAAACCTCAAACGCCATCCAACCTAAATGCTAACAGCCTGGTTACTTTTACTAacagtctctgtctctgtctgtctctctctctcctttcagGAAAGGACAGGTGACTGCCTGCGCAGGACTGGCACCAGTGTGGCCCTCACCTCCATTAACAACATGATCgcatttttcatggctgctctcgTACCAATCCCAGCCCTCCGGGCTTTCTCCTTACAGGTAGGACCCgtgtgcttatgtgtgtgttttggcagcctaggagaagggggtgggggttgggaaACAACTACCTTTAGTCACAAGAGAAAGGTTTCTTTTTATCTTTCCTTTTTTAACTGCATGTTCCCTCTGTTCACCACTTAGGTGAAAGAGGGagggggaagggagggggggggggatttggaGGACCGGAACGGCAATGAGATGGGTGAATGTGTCAGTATATCTCCCAGCCGTTGCGCTGCAGCTCTGTGATCTCCTACCCCCTGGCTCACAGTGGGTGGTCTGTCCTGTAATGTTACAGAATAAAATGCATGCCCTGGGGCTCTTGAGTGGTTGGGGGTCCTGCTTAGACGTGCAAAGCCCCCATCCCTGGctgttgatgtttttttgggcCAGGGGGAGTGACCAGTTGATTTACGGGGCATTTTCACGTTCTGGGATTCAATCCGAGGCAAGAAAGTTGAATggagttttttccccccagacaGCAGCTGTGGAGTCGGTTGACTGTTTGTAAGGCAAGAGCGATAAAGTGTTGGCGCTTCTCCCTAACATCTCTCTTTcattctccctctctgtctctccaggCTGCCATTGTGGTAGTGTTCAACTTTGCCATGGTGCTTCTAATCTTTCCCGCCATTCTGAGTCTCGACCTCCACCGTCGTGAGGACAAGCGTCTGGACATTCTTTGCTGTTTCTACAGGTATCTTAACCCATAAAGTGTAACTTTCAGATTCTCTGCAATACAATATAATTACTGAAGGGgcatattttgtattctgagATGATATGCTGATATCTGTATCTCTCTTTCAGCCCCTGCTCCTCAAGGGTTCTACAGATCCAACCACAGGAGCTTGCTGACAGCAGTGAAAGCCACCAAACCCGTCCTCCACCAACCCCCACCTATTCTGGTTCCACCATCACCACTAGCACCCACATCACTACCACAGTACAGGCCTTCACCCAATGTGATGCCACAGGGCAGCACATTGTCACCATCTTGCCTCCCACCTCTCAAATCTCCACTAGCCCTCCATCAGTGGTCTTGGCCCCATCTCCCACCACTACGCCCTCTGACCCTTATGGCTCCCAGCTCTTCACCCCCTCAAGTTCTACCAGGGACCTTCTAGCCCAGGTTGAGGAGCCTAAACCTGGCCAGGACTGTGTCCCTCTGCCCTTTTTCCACTGGAATCTTTCTACCTTTGCCCGTGAGAAATATGCTCCCCTACTGCTCAAGCCAGAGACCAAGACTGTGGTTGTAGTCATGTTTGTAGCCCTACTTAGCCTTAGCCTCTATGGCACCACCATGGTCCACGATGGGCTCTACCTGACAGACATTGTGCCACGTGATACCAAGGAGTACGACTTCATCTCAGCCCAGTTCAAGTACTTCTCTTTCTACAACATGTACCTTGTCACCATGGACGGATTCGACTATGCCCGCTCCCAAaggcagctcctccagctgcacAATGCCTTCAATTCTGTCAAGTACGTGGTACGGGACAGTGACCAGAAACTTCCCCGCATGTGGCTCCACTACTTCCAGGATTGGCTGAGAGGTATGTGGCCTTTAGTTCTGCAGATTATTTGTATGGTGACAGCTCAAAGAGAATACCCTCAGGTGTAAACCTTGTCAGGGTGAGTTCAGGAGGAGTTCATCCCACTCCCTCACCTGTACCATCCTCTAGGGCAGGAATGGGAGAATCAGGGAAGGGCAGAGCTTTATCATTTTCTGTCTCCAACCTCTGACCTCTAGCTCCAACCCTTAAGCCCACAGCCAGATTTGGGGTAAACCTAGGGTGGTAAACTGAGCAACAGAAAGGCCCTCTTGGGTGCATGTGGAAACTGGAGAGACTTGAAAGACCTTGGCTCTCGCTCTGTTCCCTTTGCCCTGTTCCGTTCCCTTTCCCCTGCCCTCCCCCTGCGCCATTTCCTTTTCTTGTGAGGAGACCTCTGTAATTATAGAAAGGCTGTGGAAACTCTTTTTTTCAGCTGTTGCCAGACTTTGTAATTTTGGGGACACCAAAGGCTTTGCTGGTTAGTTCATTCAGGCCACACACTCATCCTCTGTGAATGGCATAAATATGCAGATGAAGTGGGTGGTGGTGAATGAGAGCATCTATttgttttttctcatttaaatgaatttgaaCTTGTCAATTCAATGTCAAGTGTTTTGATTTTGATGCAGACCAACACTCTCCAGCTTATCTGAGTAATAAACTGGAAAAACCTAGCCCCCTAGCTCATTATTTGTATTGCTCCCAGGTCTGCAAGCCACATTTGATGCCGACTGGGAAGCTGGTAGAATCAACCGTGACAGCTACCGCAATGGTACGGAAGATGGAGCCCTGGCCTACAAACTCCTCATCCAAACTGGATCTAAGAAGGAGCCATTCAACTACAGCCATGTGAGACTTCATTAATACTCTTTCATTCACGCGGcaaccccaaaaaaagaaaacttcagTGAGTTAGTCAGCAATCATGTAATTCCCTTCTATGTGTCTTTTCTTCAGCTGACATCCCGTAGACTGGTGGACAGTGAGGGCCTTGTCCCACCGGAGGTCTTCTACATCTACCTCACAGTGTGGGTCAGCAATGACCCACTGGGTTATGCTGCCTCCCAGGCCAATTTCTACCCCCATCCTCGTGAATGGATCCACGACAAGTATGACACCACTGGCGAGAACCTCCGAAGTGAGTTCACTTTCAGAAGCTGCAAAGAAATATTTACGCCACAATGGGCTATTTTACTTTTGAAAATGCTTCTGCATGTGGTTAATACATTTGTGTCATGTGTTCTAGTTCCAGCAGCAGAGCCATTGGAGTTTGCACAGTTCCCCTTCTACCTGAATGGATTGCGGCAAGCATCAGATTTCATTGAGGCTATCGAAAGTGTCCGTGCTATCTGTGAGGAGTTCAACCGGAAGGGTATCCGCAACTATCCCAATGGCTACCCTTTCCTGTTCTGGGAGCAATATATCGGCCTGCGCCATTGGTTCCTGCTGGCTGTCAGTGTAGTGCTGGCCTGCACTTTCCTTGTGTGTGCCATCCTCCTTCTTAACCCCTGGACCGCAGGTGTCATTGTGAGTATCGTTCCATTTCTGTTTtccttcttccatttttttctcagcaCAGCTCAATAAGCCTGCTTTTCTCAGGGGAGggctttccacacacacacaccacacacacaaaaccccccTGGTCCTTTTGTCATTATAATGAAGGGtagtagattttttttggtaaaggAAATGCAAAAGAGAGACACAGGCTCTCCTGAAGGCTTTTACCTCAAACTGCCTTTTGTTCAACAAAATTTGGGGACAGGACGGATCTGCCCAATTGCGACCTTGGCCTGCTAAGCCCATCCATCAGACCCCTTGGGTAGTGGGGTGGGGGTTGAGGGGATGACTCCCTGTCAGTTCTGTGGCTGGGAAACATTTAACACAGCCTGATGAGGACCACTTTCTGACAAGAAAGTGGCACAAGCGGTGACAGCTGATCACATGTTGGAGATTCCACTAGCTCACAGGCTCTTCTCTGCAATTTCACTGCCTCAATGTGCCCTCTATAAAACCCATTTTACTGTCTCTGTTTTAAGTGTGACCAACTTGAGAACCCCTGCCAACatcaaagctttttttttttttttaagtgctcaAGCTTAACCCTCTTGTGTAAGGGAAAAGTTATGAGAAGCAACAATTTCCATTGTTAAGCAAAAACAACGCAAATTACAACTCTTTTGTCTTGACAGTGCCAGTCATCcttaacacaaaaacactgagAGAGATGTATGGCAGGGCTGTTGTGTAGTAGGATATTCTTAGACCAATTGTTGCCAATTGGCTTTCGTAAGGATATTACCAAAATTGGCTAGCAAGCCCCTGTGAAAGGTTAATTTGTTAAGACTTTGTTAAAGAGTAACAGCTATCCTGctaatgtgtgtgttcctgcaggtCTTCATTTTGGCTATGATGACTGTGGAACTCTTTGGCATCATGGGCCTCATTGGCATCAAGCTTAGTGCAATTCCAGTGGTGATTCTTATTGCCTCTGTTGGCATTGGAGTGGAGTTCACCGTACACATTGCCTTGGTTAGTACACATGGACCAACCATCATTTATATATGAATTTACAAATTGCTAAAGCTATGCCCCCACTAGACTGTGCTTAACTGGCATCATCTTGTTTTCAGGGCTTCCTGACGGCTATTGGAGACAGAAACACTCGCTCAGCTGTGGCCTTGGAGCACATGTTCGCCCCGGTGATTGATGGAGCCATCTCCACTCTGCTGGGGGTGCTAATGCTGGCTGGTTCAGAGTTTGACTTCATCATGAGGTGAGCGCCCAAATAGCCGTACTCCACCTTATTGTGCCATGGGTTATATGGGAAAGAGGGTTTGTGGGTGTGCGTGGTGAGATAAAGCTCACCATACAGTTGTCAGCTTGTCCCCCAGGGTaatggagagaggagagggagggagagtgcAGGTGGGAATGCGAAACTCCTACCTCCCACCTCACCTGGtgttgtctgtctctctcctcccccAAGCCTTTCTCTCTCGGAGTACCCTGAGAGCAGAGCAAATGGAGAAAACATCAAGGGTGTGTAGCAGCTGCTCATAAACATGTAAATACTCTGCCCGCTGGGTGGTGActctcacacgcgcacacacacattctcccaCGCCTTCTCTTCGGGGAATTTGTTGACCGTCCAGTCATACGCTTGACAGCATTTTTCACTTTACGACGAGCCACATGAAAGGTACGGGCTCTATCCAGCTGTGGGTTTAGCTGGTCAGTGGCAATCCTACCAAAAATCGCTAACCCCTCAAAACCATGGCCTTTCACTGCCTCTCTCTGCTTCACTGTTTGCCACCCCCTCCTGAAAGCAAACAGCAATGTTTTTCAGTCAAATCTGGGCTCAGCTTGAACCAAACCACAACCTTGAGAGCCGCCTCAAACAGACCCATGACATAAAAATTGCTTACTGCTTAGTGGAGAACCGAAAAGCATGTCAAACCGTATAAATATGCAGAGTAGCTTCTTGGCTTCTCAGACATCCAAGTGTTTCAATTCAGTCAGATGGTGAaaggatatatataaaaatggggacaaagaaaatgagaaaaggaggtggagagaaggaagaacagattggtgtgtgtgagggtgtttgtgtgtgtgtgtgtgtgtgcatgtagtgGGCCAGCACCAGGGCATTCATGCTGGGAGGTCCTGTTTAGATgaagggtgggggtggaggggtaGGGAACGCTGGCCCTCTAGCTGAGAAGGAGCATAAATACATTGCTGTAAACATCTCCTGGCGGCGGAACGCTGAATAAACACCAGAGCGAGCCGAGCGGCCTCGCTCAAAAGGAGCCACCCCTTCCAACCCCCAACTCCGAATGGAAAAGATTACAGTTTATATAAACAACAGAATTCCTAACACTAGGTCTACTCTGGAGGTCCAACCAGGGCCCACGGATGGTTTAACCCCCCCCATCCCTTCcgtgccccccaccccccaaataAATCACACTCTACTTTCGGAATGTTGACTTGCTAAAATAAACAAGTGACCTTTTCCTCCATCTTTTTCTCCGGCCAGATATAATGTTAAGAGAGGTGGACAGAAGTGTGGTCCTGTTTCATCGCTGTGCTTTCACAACCTACATCCTGCGTGTGTTCTGCCCAATGCAACACTAACTACATAAATAATAAGGCACCCAGGTTCAGGGTGACTTTTTGTTCCTGGGATGCACATCATTTTTCGTAAGGTTTTTAtgctggaaaagaaaacagtgcaCACTCGAGCAGTCTGCTTTGGATTTGTTAATGAGGCAGGCATGAGAgtgggagagaaagggagcaaAGGAAGAAGGGGGGCTGGGTTTATAGAACAGGAGAAAATGAGTGCAGGCAGATTAGGGCTTCACATTTGAGACACTCTCATTTGCGCTTAGCCTCTTCATACGATTCTAAAGGTCTACACTCCTGACTTTGGGCAGGGTCCCTAGCCGGCCACCTACAGAGGCTATCAAGAGACTTTCCTAAACCTAAAAACACAGCCTGCAGAGACCAGGTAATTACAAGTTAAATGGCCGgactgtaaaatataaaaacgcCATGGCTGTGGAAGGCTGTGACCTGATCCAAAGCAGAGGTTGCGTGTGGCTGTGGCTGCAGACTTATAATCTATAAAACAgcaatgatgttttttttttaggtctcgACATGCACTGCAGATGAATTGAAATGACagtttgtgatgtgtgtgtgtgatacagcTTGTTGGTGTAAATTCCAGCGCTTTTGTATCCCTGTTCTTGTTTTTCCCATATTGCATTCCTCTTGCTCTTACCTTCAGAAGTCTGAACCACATTTTAAAACAGCTGaactgtctttgtgtgtgtgtcagcgttTAGCTCGCAAGCTCTATAATTTTCCTGTGCTGTTGCTTTCTTGTGGTGGGGCCCA includes the following:
- the ptch2 gene encoding protein patched homolog 1 — protein: MASDRRVPGAGAFGDSPPGYRRSPPAVNSGYCRAAFALKQINKGKAVGQKAPLWIRARFQALLFSLGCHIQRHCGKVLFIGLLVFGALSVGLRVAAIETDIEELWVEAGSRVSRELQYTKEKQGEESVFTSQMLIQTPAQEGTNILTQESLLLHLEAALSASKVQVSLYGKSWDLNKICFKSGVPIIENVMIERMIDKLFPCMIITPLDCFWEGSKLQGGSAYLPGMSDIQWMNLDPVQLMEQLSQFTSLEGFKEMLEKAQVGHAYMNRPCLNPDDPDCPSGAPNKEQRQSPDITAELQGGCHGFSKKFMHWQEELILGGRAKDTHNALQSAAALQTMFLLMSPRQLYEHFKDDYEIHDINWNEDKATAILESWQRKFVEVVHQSIPQNASSHMHAFSTTTLNDIMKSFSDVSVIRVAGGYLLMLAYACVTMLRWDCAKSQGAVGLAGVLLVALSVAAGLGLCSLLGLSFNAATTQVLPFLALGIGVDDMFLLAHSFTETASNIPLKERTGDCLRRTGTSVALTSINNMIAFFMAALVPIPALRAFSLQAAIVVVFNFAMVLLIFPAILSLDLHRREDKRLDILCCFYSPCSSRVLQIQPQELADSSESHQTRPPPTPTYSGSTITTSTHITTTVQAFTQCDATGQHIVTILPPTSQISTSPPSVVLAPSPTTTPSDPYGSQLFTPSSSTRDLLAQVEEPKPGQDCVPLPFFHWNLSTFAREKYAPLLLKPETKTVVVVMFVALLSLSLYGTTMVHDGLYLTDIVPRDTKEYDFISAQFKYFSFYNMYLVTMDGFDYARSQRQLLQLHNAFNSVKYVVRDSDQKLPRMWLHYFQDWLRGLQATFDADWEAGRINRDSYRNGTEDGALAYKLLIQTGSKKEPFNYSHLTSRRLVDSEGLVPPEVFYIYLTVWVSNDPLGYAASQANFYPHPREWIHDKYDTTGENLRIPAAEPLEFAQFPFYLNGLRQASDFIEAIESVRAICEEFNRKGIRNYPNGYPFLFWEQYIGLRHWFLLAVSVVLACTFLVCAILLLNPWTAGVIVFILAMMTVELFGIMGLIGIKLSAIPVVILIASVGIGVEFTVHIALGFLTAIGDRNTRSAVALEHMFAPVIDGAISTLLGVLMLAGSEFDFIMRYFFAVLTILTLLGMLNGLVLLPVLLSIVGPPPEVTLANNGHRVPTPGPEPLPPPMHHHGYYAERNPEGVHQQAFSDSSDSEYYSETTTTSGFGEDEYKYCDQIAYAAPTNAPPVSRILLEATKNPNFPKLTVVKPYSEGTITQKDKNEFSQNPVNSVSSQLTRWDGKHEFQGPSRTHHLPRDRSHCPGRTNQCGPQQNRGAHANRTKIPARVLQQPSNAVTMVTATASVTVAVHPNLPGSYQTYTHEGFEDSRLDSFEDTTRTLQPYGKGTQPIKTQESLELQDLECVERNQHQAK